A stretch of the Ctenopharyngodon idella isolate HZGC_01 chromosome 14, HZGC01, whole genome shotgun sequence genome encodes the following:
- the xpnpep2 gene encoding xaa-Pro aminopeptidase 2 — translation MDSQDRNTRALLSHSVCGLAWSRWSKMSSSGWILAVCLVVLGGGGHAVQAEEGPGSERNCSAIPPYLPPTAVNTALRLHDLRESMIPLNISAYIIPATDAHLSEYIAPRDARLAWMSGFTGSAGTAVITQNKAVLWTDSRYWIQAERQMDCNWELERDASIRSITNWLILEIPEGDQVGFDPFLFSVDTFGVYNTNLVPAGLILKSIPDNLVDKIWTDRPSLPSDNPIRLPDSVIERTWPMKVEQIRAQMSDNAYKPTAVLLSALDETAWLFNLRGNDIPFNPFFYSYTLLSMDEIWLFVHIERISEELKVYLNASCYQAYCVQLLEYSSVRTYLSSYLKTPNTRVWVGTEYTNQALYELITPEDKLLTSTYSPVLTTKAVKDVTEQRILKEAHVRDAVAVMQLLLWLEKKVPEGTETELTAAQFVDQCRSKQKNSRGPSFETISASGPNAALAHYNPSNETARKLTVDEMYLVDSGGQYLDGTTDITRTVHWGKPTDFQKEAYTRVLMGNIEISRTIFPAGTRGVNMEMLGRRALWEVGLNYGHGTGHGVGNYFGVHEWPVGFQSNNIPFQEGMFTSIEPGYYKENDFGIRIEDIAVIVPATTKHSSSYLTFETVSLVPYDRKLIDTSLLSPEQLHWLNSHYETIRSVVGPELERQGLKEEYDWMITHTAPFLTAGASAVISSVTLLVTVASVLLHNLL, via the exons ATGGACtcacaagacagaaacactcgtGCCCTGCTGTCACACTCTGTGTGTGGACTTGCTTGGAGCAGATGGTCTAAAATGAGCTCCTCAGGCTGGATACTGGCTGTGTGTCTTGTGGTTCttggag GAGGCGGACATGCGGTGCAGGCCGAAGAAGGGCCAGGCAGCGAGAGAAACTGTTCGGCAATTCCTCCG TATTTGCCACCAACAGCTGTAAACACAGCTCTGAGGCTTCATGACTTGAGAGAGTCCATGATCCCTTTGAACATCTCTGCCTACATCATCCCTGCCACAGATGCTCATCTG AGTGAGTACATCGCCCCCAGAGATGCGAGGTTGGCCTGGATGTCTGGCTTCACTGGCTCTGCAG GCACAGCAGTAATTACTCAAAACAAGGCTGTTTTGTGGACCGATAGCCGCTACTGGATTCAAGCAGAGAGACAAATGGACTGTAACTGGGAGCTAGAGCGAGATG CCTCCATTCGCAGCATTACCAACTGGTTAATCCTTGAGATCCCTGAGGGAGATCAGGTGGGCTTTGACCCATTCCTCTTCTCTGTAG ACACATTTGGCGTCTACAATACCAACCTGGTTCCAGCGGGCCTGATCCTGAAGTCTATTCCTGATAACCTGGTGGATAAAATATGGACAGATCGACCTTCTCTGCCTTCTGACAATCCCATACGCTTACCTGACAGTGTTATTG AGAGGACCTGGCCAATGAAAGTAGAGCAGATACGAGCCCAAATGAGTGACAATGCATACAAGCCCACCGCTGTGCTGCTTTCAGCTTTGGATGAGACTGCAT GGCTGTTTAATCTACGAGGCAACGACATCCCTTTTAATCCATTCTTCTATTCTTACACTCTGCTGTCAATGGATGAGATATG GCTCTTTGTGCACATTGAACGAATATCAGAAGAGTTGAAGGTGTACCTGAATGCTTCGTGCTACCAGGCCTATTGTGTGCAGCTGCTTGAGTACAGCTCTGTGCGCACGTACCTGAGTTCCTATCTAAAGACACCCAACACAAGGGTGTGGGTGGGTACAGAGTACACCAACCAAGCCCTGTATGAGCTCATCACTCCTGAG GACAAACTACTGACCAGCACCTACTCTCCAGTACTGACCACGAAAGCAGTGAAAGATGTGACAGAGCAGCGAATTCTCAAAGAAGCTCAT GTTAGGGACGCAGTCGCAGTCATGCAGCTTCTGTTGTGGCTTGAAAAGAAAGTTCCAGAAGGCACAGAGACCGAGCTCACAGCAGCACAATTTGTTGATCAGTGTCGCAG CAAGCAAAAGAACAGCAGAGGGCCGAGTTTTGAAACCATTTCTGCAAGTGGACCTAATGCTGCTCTTGCTCACTacaa TCCATCTAATGAAACTGCAAGAAAGCTGACAGTGGATGAGATGTATCTTGTTGACTCTGGAGGACAGTACCT TGATGGAACCACTGATATAACACGTACTGTGCACTGGGGTAAACCCACTGACTTTCAAAAG GAGGCCTACACGAGGGTGCTCATGGGAAATATTGAGATTTCAAGAACCATCTTTCCTGCTGGAACTAGAG GCGTGAACATGGAGATGCTGGGACGAAGAGCATTGTGGGAAGTTGGTTTAAATTATGGTCATGGCACTGGACATGGTGTGGGGAACTACTTTGGAGTCCATGAGT GGCCTGTGGGTTTTCAGTCCAATAATATTCCATTTCAAGAGGGGATGTTTACATCAATTG AACCTGGTTATTACAAGGAGAATGACTTTGGTATAAGGATAGAGGACATTGCTGTCATTGTTCCAGCTACTACAAAG CATAGCAGCAGTTACCTGACATTTGAAACAGTCTCATTGGTGCCTTATGACAGAAAACTGATAGACACATCTCTTCTAAGTCCTGAGCAG CTGCACTGGCTGAACTCACACTATGAGACCATCCGGAGCGTGGTGGGTCCCGAGCTGGAGAGGCAGGGGCTGAAGGAGGAGTATGACTGGATGATAACGCACACGGCACCTTTCCTTACAGCTGGAGCTTCAGCTGTCATCTCCTCAGTCACACTGTTAGTAACAGTGGCCTCTGTTTTACTGCATAATCTGCTGTAA